CCTGttgtatttgattttatgaGATTATGGTTTGGTTCAAGAGCTTTTTAACAAAGAGagttttattatcatcttgaGATCCTCCTTCTAAAGGCTATTGTTTAATCAATAATATGGATATTTGTACTTAATTGACCAGCGCTGTTTTAGtggaatttaaaatttgttgtgTATTTTGATGTTTATAATTATGGTAATGGAACTCAAGAGATTCAAAGTGGTGATTGaaatgaagaagaggaagaaaaaAGTTaaccaatatttttttttttttttttaaaaaataacttttctttttatttttttgcaaataaaaaaaatagttaataaaattaataattattaaaccaattttttttgcttatttattgtttggggccaaataaaagatttttcaaataaaaagtgtggaaaaaaaaacaataataatttttgttggctcgattttataaatattaattttattattattattattttaattttttttatatataaaatgatttaaacctttcaaaaaaaattattaattttaaccttgcatatgttttttaatttatttttgtaatttttcatttaataattataaaaaaaaaaaaaaaaaaaaaaaaaaaaaaaaaaaaaaaaaaggggtgttttttaaaagaaatctATTAATAGTTTGAtcgttttattatttaattttttaaatttaaataccTAAGTTATAAACCATATTTTCCAAaggatattatttttaaaatttataataattttatatagtaaaaaaagaattttattatcaatatttttttttttttttttttttttaaaatttttttttatggggTGTGAATGTGGTATGAAATGGCATAGTTAGTAATAAATgcaaaaaaatatacatatTAAAActtgttattaattttgttatattaaaattttaattctgaGCCAATGGgtgatagttttttttattaaaattattatttataattttattgatttattattcttaAAAATCATACCAAAATTAttgtattactatttattttagataaTTGGAAATGGGTGTTGGGATAGTAAGTAAATATAATTGTctgaatttataattgaagcattctttaaaaataaaataaaatacaataaaattttaaacattGGAAATGAGTGagtataaataaaagaaaaaaaaattcatttagtataaaatattttttaagtttataaaataaaataaaataaataaataaaattatctattttaaacatataataaataagaaaaaaaatgaaagttttattattattggtttgtTTAGTTTTTGCTTATGTTAATGCAAGTTATGATGCATGTTACAATGTAGTTTGTCCAAGTAACTATCAATGTAGAGCTGAAGGTGATCAAGCTTATTGTGTACCAGAACATCATGAGTATGGTTGTGATAGACATTCATGTGGTCGTGGTTATGAATGTGTTGAGCGTTGGGATTCCTTTTGTTGTAAACCAATTCATCACCGTCCACACCCACACCCACGTCCACCACATCCACACCCACGTCCAACCAATTGTGATTACACTTCTTGCCCAAGAGAATTTGATTGTCATGTAATCAATAGAAATGTCACTGCTTGTTTACCAGATAACCATGTTTGCAGAGATTTCCAATGTCCAGTAGGTACTCATTGTTTCAATGGTGAAAGAGGTCCACACTGTGTAAGTGATACTCATTATCCAAATTTATGTCGTGTAACCAAATGTTCATATGATTTCACTTGTAAAATGGTTAGAGGTAATCCAACTTGTTTAAGAAATCATGATGGTATTTCAACCCATTCTCCAACCCATACCCCAACCCATTCTCCAACCACCTCTCCAACTCATTGTCCATCTTGTACCGAATTAGCTCCATTTTGTCATTCTGCAGGTTTGGTTTGTAGAACTATTCTTAATCCATCTTGTGTTTCTGCAGTAAGAGGTATCATCAATACTAGATCTTGTTGTACCTATATTGCAGTATGTGCTTCAaattcaacttcaacaactggCGCTACTACTGGTGCTACTACACCCACAAGCACAACTGGTGCTGCAACTACCGCTGCTGCTACTACCACTACAGCCACAAGTACAACTGGTGCTGCAACCACTGCCCCAGCAACTACTACAACCACAAGTACAACTGGTGCTGCAACTACTGCCCCAGCAACTACAACCACAAGTACAACTGGTGCTGCAACCACTGCCCCAGCAACTACTACAACCACAGCCACAACTATAGTAGGTGTTACCACTGCTAATTCAGTAGGTGGTTTAACTACTACTAGAGCAACAACAGTTGCTGGTGTCACTACTGCTAATTCAGTAGGTGGTTTAACTACTGCCGGCATTACAACAGTTGCTGGTGCCACTACTGGTAATTCAGTAGGTGGTTTAACTACTGCTAGAGCAACAACAGTTGCTGATGTCACTACTGCTAATTCAGTAGGTGGTTTAACTACTGCCGGCGTTACAACAGTTGCTGGTGCCACTACTGGTAATTCAGTAGGTGGTTTAACTACTGCTAGAGCAACAACAGTTGCTGATGTCACTACTGCTAATTCAGTAGGTGGTTTAACTACTTCTAGAGCAACAACAATTGCTGGTGCCACTACTGCCAATTCAATAGGTGGTTtgacaaattaaaattttaatcaaaacaGAAACACCTAAAACAAGAAATGGAAAAcgtaaataaaattttaatttatttaaatttttttattttagattttattttttatttctaaattttatttttttatttttctattatattttttatttttttttatttattttattttatttttactttttttattttatttttactttttatttattttatttttatttttaattttatttttaaatttatttattttgtttttatttttaaattttatttttatttttatttattttattttattttatttttacttttttttatttttataaagattTAGAACAATTTGATGATATGACTGGGATctctaatattaatttttttgatttattaaaaaaggttgaatttttaataaaaaaaaaaaaagataatagaGGTCgaaaacaaatttataaaacaaaagaaaaattatttgtcaCCTTGTTTCACATGAGGCATTATACAagattaattgttttaaataagtTGTTTGGTATTAGTGCATCTACATTCACTAGGATATATGATGAGATATTGGATATACTTTTTCAATTATCATTAGGATAATTTTGAAGaggtttttaaaaatagatttaatgAAGAAACAAGCTGTGTAGATTATGAATCTCCAGATGTTGGTCTGGCAACAATTACAATGGTAGTTGATGGATCAGAGCAGCAAATTACGATTCCATTAGATGAAGATGtcaaaaacattttataCAGTGGGAAAAAGGGTAAATCTACTCTAACCTTATTGGTTTATTGTTGTCCAAAATCTGGGAAAATATTACACGTAGGTTCAACATGTGGCGGAAGTAACAATGACATCAATTTGTTTGAGAGAGATAAAGACTTTATATCAAAAtaggaaaaagaaaaagaatttatattAGGTGATAGAGgatttgttggtgttggaaGGTTAGTATTAACTATTCCAAAAGGTAAAAGAGATTATGAACAGAAACAAACAGATATAgatcaaaaatcaataagaataattattgaaaatgtgtttgctaaaataaaaagattctTTATTACAAGTATGCCACTAAGATATAAATTTTCAGTAGGATCAATTGATATGGATAGTGTTCAAGAAAAACACCACAAAACATGGTGTGTTGTAGgctatattataaatttgtttaaaCCAATAAGagatctaaaaaaaaatcttaaaaaaatgacaataaataataaaataatttaataatgaatttattataatcaatgattttttaattgttcactattttttttttccatatgaaattaatataaaaaaaaaagaaaaaaaaacaaaaaaaaaaaatttttttgattttttttgatttttttttttggtgggATCCATGATAAATTGTTTGgataaaaaacttttttttttttttttttttttttttttttgatttgtttaaatttctattttattcCTTTTGCTAATATCTATGGCCAAAAAGTTgggaaataatttaatttgattttaattttttttttttttaagataaaCTTGAAAATGTATAAAGATTTTTGATCATTCACAtaatttgatattaaaaaaaataaccaatGTTTCTATTTAccattttaaaagaatataaaatcgaattctttttttttttttaaacaaagttttttttttatttcttttacaaaaaaaaaaaaaaaaaaaaaaaaaaaaaaaaaaaaaaaaaaaaaaattaataaattttaataataaaattatacatATACAAGGAACcagatattattatatttttttgtttttttaattatttcacaTAAAAAAGgggttaaaataaaaataaagggagagttttttttttttttgtaagaAATCTTGAGATATTAtgatcattttattttaatttttcaattaaattttataagaATGTTTGAGAggataaaaattaaattaattttattaaaataacccacaattttatattataaaaaaagacaaTCTTTTATGgatattatttcattttttattttttttttggattgtGGTatgaaattgtaaatttaaaaaaaaaaaactcaaaaacATAGTGTTATTAaacatttataataaaaagcTTATATTAAAGATGAGAATAATTAACCAATTAGTAATTGTTATTggtatgtttttattttttttgatttctttttttaacaaatcaTACGAAAACTTTGTAAAATAACTTATACTTTGTTGATTAAATATACAAATGGAAAGAaagtaaatataattttctgaaaataaatgaagtattttttacaaaaaattaaattaattaaaaaaaaaaaaaattaaataaaaattaaaaaatcgatattggtataaataaaaaagaatttaatttggtaaaactattttaatgtttattatataaaatttatttatttttttattttattttatagacatataaattggatttttcttaaataaaaaaaaaaaataaaataaaccattaaaaaaaaatgaaagtttttttattaatattattggtttgttttatttctattaatgTTGATGCATTTCATAATTATAGAGCCAATTGTGATTACACCTCTTGTCCTAGAGAATTTAGTTGCCATGTAATCAATAGAAATATCACTGCTTGTTTACCAGATAATGATATTTGTAGAAATTTTCCATGTCCACAGGGTAGTCATTGTTTCAATGGTGAAAGAGGTCCTGGTTGTTTTGATGATATCCATTATCCAAATTTATGCTATGTAACCCATTGTTCATTGGATTATGATTGTAGAATGGTTAGAGGTGATCCAATATGTTTAAGATTTCAAAATGTTAATCCAACTAATACTCCAACCCCCACCCCAGTTCATTGTACCACTTGTGCTGAACTAGCTTCTACTTGTCACTCTGATGGTTTAGTTTGTAGAACTATTGTTAATCCCAAGTGCCGTGGTAATTCAATAAAAGCTCTCGCCAAAACTAAAGCATGTTGTCCATATATTGCATTTTgtgattcaaattcaaccTCACACACAACTGGGGtacaaacaacaacaggaAGAAGTACGACTGGTGTACAATCAACAACTGGTAGGAGTACAACTGGTAGAAGTACAACTGGTAGAGGTACAACTGGTACAAGTACAACTGGTACAAGTACAACTGGTACAAGCACAACTGGTAGAAGCACAACTGGTACAAGTACAACTGGTACAAGTACAACTGGTAGAAGTACAACTGGTACAAGTACAACTGGTACAAGTACAACTGGTACAAGTACAACTGGTACAAGCACAACTGGTACAAGTACAACTGGTACAAGCACAACTGGTACAAGTACAACTGGTACAAGTACAACTGGTACAAGTACAACTGGTACAAGCACAACTGGTACAAGCACAACTGGTACAAGCACAACTGGTACAAGTACAACTGGTAGAAGCACAACTGGTAGAAGTACAACTGGTAGAAGTACAACTGGTAGAAGTACAACTGGTAGAAGTACAACTGGTAGAAGTACAACTGGTAGAAGTACAACTGGTAGAAGTACAACTGGTTCCGCTTCAACCACAGGAAGAGGTACAACTGGTTCTGCTTCAACCACAGGAAGAGGTACAACTGGTTCTGCTTCAACCACAGGAAGAGGTACAACTGGTGCTGCTTCAACCACAGGAAGAAGTACAACTGGTAGAGGTACAACTGGTAGAAGTACAACTGGTAGAAGTACAACTGGTTCCGCTTCAACCACAGGAAGAGGTACAACTGGTTCCGCTTCAACCACAGGAAGAAGTACAACTGGTTCCGCTTCAACCACTGGAAGAAGTACAACTGGTTCTGCTTCAACCACAGGAAGAGGTACAACTGGTTCTGCTTCAACTACAGGAAGAGGTACAACTGGTTCTGCTTCAACCACAGGAAGAGGTACAACTGGTTCTGCTTCAACCACAGGAAGAGGTACAACTGGTTCTGCTTCAACCACAGGAAGAAGTACAACTGGTGCTGCTTCAACCACAGGAAGAAGTACAACTGGTAGAGGCACAACTGGGGTACAATCAACAACTGGTGCTGCTTCAACCATAGGAAGAAGTACAACTGGTTCTGCTTCAACCACAGGAAGAGGTACAACTGGTGCTGCTTCAACCACAGGAAGAAGTACAACTGGTGCTGCTTCAACCACAGGAAGAAGTACAACTGGTAGAGGTACAACTGGTGCTACTACTGCTAATTCAATAGGTGGTTTGACAACTGCTGGCGTCACAACAGTTGCTGGAGTAACTACTGCTACTGCCTCAACCGTTGCTGGAGTAACTACTGCCTCAACCGTTGCTGGTGTAACTACTAATTCAATAGGTGGTGTAACCACAGGAAGAGGTACAACTGGTGCTGCTTCAACTACAGGAAGAAGTACAACTGGTAGAGGTACAACTGGTGCTACTACTGCTAATTCAATAGGTGGTTTAACAACTGCTGGCGTCACAACAGTTGCTGGAGTAACTACTGCTACTGCCTCAACCGTTGCTGGAGTAACTACTGGTAGAGGTACAACTGGTTCTGCTTCAACCACAGGAAGAGGTACAACTGGTGCTGCCTCAACCGTTGCAGGAGTAACTACTGCTAATTCAATAGGTGGTATAACCACTGCTACTGCCTCAACTGTTGCTGGAGTAACTACTGCTAATTCAATAGGTGGTTTGACTACTGCTGGCGTCACAACCGTTGCTGGAGTAACTACTGCCTCAACCGTTGCTGGAGTAACTACTGCCTCAACCGTTGCTGGTGTAACTACTAATTCAATAGGTGGTGTAACCACAGGAAGAGGTACAACTGGTGCTACTACTGCTAATTCAATAGGTGGTGTAACCACAGGTAGAGGTACAACTGGTGCTACTACTGCTAATTCAATAGGTGGTTTAACAACTGCTGGCGTCACAACAGTTGCTGGAGTAACTACTGCTACTGCCTCAACCGTTGCTGGAGTAACTACTGCTACTGCCTCAACAGTTGCTGGAGTAACTACTGCTAATTCAATAGGTGGTTTGACAACTGCTGGCGTCACAACAGTTGCTGGTGTCACTACTGTCAATTCAATAGGTGGTGCAACCACTGCCAATTCAATAGATGGTGCAACCACTGCCACTGCCTCAACCGTTGCAGGAGTAACTACTGCTAATTCAATAGGTGGTATAACCACTGCTACTGCCTCAACTGTTGCTGGAGTAACTACTGCTAATTCAATAGGTGGTGTAACCACAGGAAGAGGTACAACTGGTGCTGCTTCAACTACAGGAAGAAGTACAACTGGTAGAGGTACAACTGGTGCTACTACTGCTAATTCAATAGGTGGTTTAACAACTGCTGGCGTCACAACAGTTGCTGGAGTAACTACTGCTACTGCCTCAACCGTTGCTGGAGTAACTACTGCTAATTCAATAGGTGGTTTGACAACTGCTGGCGTCACAACAGTTGCTGGTGTCACTACTGTCAATTCAATAGGTGGTGCAACCACTGCCAATTCAATAGATGGTGCAACCACTGCCACTGCCTCAACCGTTGCAGGAGTAACTACTGCTAATTCAATAGGTGGTATAACCACTGCTACTGCCTCAACTGTTGCTGGAGTAACTACTGTCAATTCAATAGGTGTAACAACTGCTAGTTCAATAGGTGGTTTAACAACTGCTGGCGTCACAACCGTTGCTGGTGCCACTACTGCCAATTCAATAGGTGGTTTAACTACTGCTGGCATTACAACAGTTGCTGGTGCCACTACTGTCAATTCAATAGGTGGTTTGACAACTGCTGGCATCACAACAGTTGCTGGTGTCACTACTGCCAATTCAATAGATGGTGCAACCACTGCCACTGCCTCTGCCTCAACCGTTGCAGGAGTAACTACTGCTAATTCAATAGGTGGTATAACCACTGCTACTGCCTCATCTGTTGCTGGAGTAACTACTGCTTCAGTTGGAGGTTTGACAACTGCAGTTGCCTCTACAGTAGCTGGAGTAACTACTG
This region of Dictyostelium discoideum AX4 chromosome 3 chromosome, whole genome shotgun sequence genomic DNA includes:
- the cotE gene encoding spore coat protein, with the translated sequence MKVLLLLVCLVFAYVNASYDACYNVVCPSNYQCRAEGDQAYCVPEHHEYGCDRHSCGRGYECVERWDSFCCKPIHHRPHPHPRPPHPHPRPTNCDYTSCPREFDCHVINRNVTACLPDNHVCRDFQCPVGTHCFNGERGPHCVSDTHYPNLCRVTKCSYDFTCKMVRGNPTCLRNHDGISTHSPTHTPTHSPTTSPTHCPSCTELAPFCHSAGLVCRTILNPSCVSAVRGIINTRSCCTYIAVCASNSTSTTGATTGATTPTSTTGAATTAAATTTTATSTTGAATTAPATTTTTSTTGAATTAPATTTTSTTGAATTAPATTTTTATTIVGVTTANSVGGLTTTRATTVAGVTTANSVGGLTTAGITTVAGATTGNSVGGLTTARATTVADVTTANSVGGLTTAGVTTVAGATTGNSVGGLTTARATTVADVTTANSVGGLTTSRATTIAGATTANSIGGLTN